Within the uncultured Draconibacterium sp. genome, the region AATAAGTAGTTTTGTACTAATGAAACTCAAACAGAAATACAACAACTTCCCGTTCAATCCATCAAAAGTACCGTTCTTTTATGGTTGGGTAATTTTATTTGCCGCCACCATTGGTGTGTTGTGCAGTGCGCCCGGACAAACCACTGGTGTTTCTACGTTTACTGATTATTTGATGGAAAACATTGGTATCAGCCGCGACCAGATTAGTACAGCTTATATGTTTGGGACGATTGGAAGCTCGTTTATTCTTACCTATGCGGGGACACTTTACGATAAATATGGCGCACGCTGGGTAGGAATGGCTGCAGCATTGACACTGGGCTTTGTTTTGGTTCTGTTCAGCCAGTCGGATCGCATAATAGAAACTATAGTTCCGCATAATTCCAACATATATGTGGGGGTGGCAGTTGCAACTTGTATTCTATTCTTTTTTATGCTGCGTTTCTCAGGGCAGGGTGTAATTACCATGGTGTCGCGCAATATGCTGATGAAGTGGTTTATTGCACGCAGGGGACTGGTAAACGGTATTTCATCCGTATTTGTTTCGCTCGGATTTTCGATGGCTCCACTTAGCTTCGATTTGCTGATTGAAAGAACTTCGTGGCGTTGGGCCTGGTTACTCATGGCTCTTGGAATTGGTGTTGGATTCTTCCTGTTTGTATTTATTTTCTTTCGCGATAACCCGGAAGACTGTGACCAAATTCCCGACGGCGAGAAACACGGAAACAAAGAACATGATGTAATTATAAAACCATTTAAACAGTTTACACTGAAAGAAGCCCGCAGCGGATTGACCTTTTGGTTATTTGTGTTACCGGTTGCTGTGTATGCGCTGTTTTTAACCGGTTATATATTTCACCTCGTATCAGTATTTGGCGAGGCCGGAATTGATAAAGATCATGCACTTTCGGTTTTCATTCCTATTTCACTAATTTCGGTTACGCTGGCATTTGTTGGAGGTTGGATAAGCGACAAAATAAAATTGCAATACCTGTTGTACCTGCTTTTGGCAGGAGAAGTAGTCGCCCTGTATTCGCTGGCCAACATTAACGATGGATTTTACTACTATGCCTTTATCATTGGGAGTGGAATACCAAGCGGAATGTACAACGTGCTGTTAAGTGTTACCTGGCCTCGTTTTTATGGTCGTGAGCACCTGGGAAAAATCACCGGCTTTGTAATGGCAATAATCGTTTTCTTTAGCGCCCTGGGACCAATTACCTTTAGTTTGTCACATTCATGTCTGGGCAGCTATTCGTATGCTATTTATGGCTTGCTGGCTATTATTTTAGTGCTTGCCGCTATTAGTTTTAAGGCTCATAATCCGCAGGATGAGTACGAAAAGGAATAGATTGGAAATGTAAATAGTATTAGTCATCATTTTGTTACATTAGTATTTTGTTAGCAAAAATAAAATGGATTACAGAGATGTTGTTTTTATATCGGTAGCCGAACTCCTTAGTTTTTCGAAAGCGGCAGAAAACTTACACATTAGTCAACCGGCAGTAACCCGCCATATTAAAGAGTTGGAGACAAAATACAACACCAACCTGTTTGATCGTAAAGGGAACAAAATATATTTAACGCGTGCCGGTAAAAAGGTGTACAATGCCTTTAAACAAATTGAAAAAGAATACCGTGATCTGAATTTCGAGATTAGCCAAATGAATCACAGTATTTCAGGCGAATTTATTATTGGTGCCAGCTCTACCATTTCTCAATATGTACTTCCAAAAGTTATTGCATCGTTTCATAAACGCTACCCCAAAATACACATCCATTTAATGAATGGAAATTCATTTGAAATGGAGCAACTTTTGCTGGAGAACAAGGCAGACGTAGCCCTGGTTGAGAATCATTCGTCGCAGCCGGGAATTCAATACAAAAATTTTCTCGACGATGAATTAATTGTTGTAACAGGCCGAAACAGTGTTTATGCAAAACGTAGTGTTATTAGTAAAGAAGACCTGTTGCAATTCCCGATTGTATTACGCGAACAAGGTTCGGGCACCCTGGAAGTTATTAAAGAAGCCCTGAAAAGCAAGGGATTTGATTTTGAACAGCTGAATCCCCTGATTCATTTGGGAAGTACTGAAGCAATAAAAAACTTTCTTCAGGATTTTGATGGATTGGCTATTGTTTCGGAAAAAGCGGTGCCAACAGAATTGTATATGAAAAATCTTATAAAATTAAATGTAAAAGATTTTACTATTCAGCGAAAATTTAGAATTGCATTTATGCAGGGGCACAAAAACCGACAAGTTGAGCTTTTTGAGAATTTCCTATTTGGTTATAACTTATAGTTATTCGGTATCATTTTTTAGCATTTGATTTAATTATGCACTACAGGTATTTTTGCTGAAAAAATAGCTGTATGATGAAAGATGTAAATAAGATTAACTGGTTATACAAACTTCTGTTTTTTGCTTGCTTTTTACCGTTTGTTTCGCCAGCAATTGCACTTGCTGCCGGTATTCTGTTATCACTATTGGGATTTAGTTCGCAAAATTTACACAAGCATACTTCGCGTATTCTACAAATTTCGATTATCCTGCTCGGATTTGGGATGAATCTTAGCGATGTTATAACAGCATCAAAAAGTGGTTTTATTGAAACAGCTGTTTCGGTAACCCTTGTTATGGCATTGGGTATTTTGCTGGGCAAACTATTTAAGGTAGAAAAAAACATAGCCTTGCTTATTGCTTCCGGCACGGCAATTTGTGGAGGTAGCGCCATTGCTGCCGTGTCACCAATATTGGGAAGTAAAGATTATCAAAACTCTTTTGCGTTAATCGTTGTATTTGTATTGAATGCATTGGCCTTGTTGTTGTTTCCGTTTATTGGGCACCGGCTTGGTTTAAGCCAGGAGATGTTTGGCAACTGGGCTGCAATTGCCATTCACGATACCAGCTCGGTAGTTGGTGCCGGGGCAAGTTATGGCGAAAGGGCTTTAGAAATAGCCACTACAGTAAAGCTAATACGGGCCTTGTGGATTGTACCTTTGTCAATTGTCGTTTCTTTTTTCACAAAAGAACAAAAGCAGAAATCGATAAAGTTTCCCTGGTTTATCCTGTTTTTTGTTGTAGCTATACTTTTTGCAAACCTTTTCCCCGGGTTGAAAGAAAGTTTTGTGCATTTCAGCTGGCTGGGCAAACGGGGGATGGTTATCGCGCTGTTGCTCATCGGGTCTAATATTACTGTTAAACAGATAAAACAATCGGGTGTAAAAAGTTTTGCACTTGGTATTTCGTTGTGGCTTATTACCGCTACAGGTTCGTTATTCATGTTAAAATTATAGTTATGCCAAACATTTGGGTTTTTATTACGGTTGTCATTTCAAGTCTGATAAAAGGATTTACAGGATTTGGTTTTGCTCTTTTATCGTTGCCGGTTTTACTAAACTGGTATACGCCAAAAGAAATTATCCCGGTTTTAATGATATGTAATTTAATTGCATCGTTACTAATAATATTGCAAAAAAAGAGCGATAAGCTTATCGACAAACAAGCAGGAATTTTAATTGCGGCAGGAGGTGTTTTTACACTTGTTGGTGTAAGTGCCCTGAGTTTGATTAATAACAACATGCTGGTACATATTTCGGGCGTGTTTTTTATTGTGTTAACCTTAGTGTCGATGGTAAAAAGAAAAAACAGAACTACACCAATTCCCAATGTATTTTACCCGTTAGCAGGTGCTTTTATCGGGTTTATTACCGGGTTGATTTCGATAAGCGGGCCACCTTTGGCGCTTTTTCTGAATAAGGCAAAAGTGAACAATCAGCAATTTCGCGAAATATTTGCATGGTTTAGTGTAATAACAGCCACCATTGCAATTATCGGCTATAAACATGCCGGGTTATTGAGTATGCAGACTATTAAAACGGCCTTGTTGTTTTCTCCAATTCTTTTAACCGGAACAATTTTAGGCAAACGTTTAAATACTTTGTTGTCGATGAATAAGTTTAAAACTATAAATACCATCTTAACCCTTATTGCCAGTATTTTGCTAATTGTTAACAGGTAAAAGATACCAATTGAAGCATAATTCCCTGCTTATATATTATTTCAGGTATAATCTCTTCCAAAAATAGTTGAAATATAAGATGTAAAAATAATTCTGAACAATCTCATTTTCTTTCCCGCGTTTCTACTTAAATTTGCTTTTATTGTATCAATACTTAAAAATTTTAGAAAGATATGAGAAGAATTCTTTTCGGATTATTGATTGCCGCCCTGGTATTTGTGGTGGGGTGTAAAAAGAAGAACGAAAATAAATTACCTCGTGTCGCCATTGCCGGTCTGGCAATTGAATCGAGTACCTTTTCGCCTGCACAGTCGGGCATTGAAGCGTTTCAGGCACGTCGTGGAGATGAGATATTCAGTTATTATCCGTTTATGGACGATACTGCAGCAACCCGTCAGCGTGCTGAGTGGTTCCCGACTTTGCGCGGTCATGCATTACCCGGAGGCATTGTAACCCGCGAAGCATATGAAACACTGGTAGGTGAAACGCTCGATCGGTTAAAAGAAAATATGCCTTACGACGGTTTATTTTTTGATATTCACGGAGCAATGAGCGTGGTAGGACTCGATGATCCGGAAGGTGATTTTATTGAACGAATTCGTAAAGTAGTTGGCGACGATGTGTTGATATCGACATCGATGGATTTACATGGAAATGTAAGTGAACGACTGGCGCATTACAGCGATATGATTACCTGTTACCGCATGGCACCACACGAAGATGCGATAGAATCGAAAAAACGTGCGCTAACCAATTTGCTCGATCGTTTGGAAAGCGGTTTGGGCAAACCAAAATACAAAGCATGGATTCCGGTTCCGATATTATTGCCCGGAGAAAAGACCAGTACCCGCATCGAACCAGGGAAAAGTCTTTATGCTAAAGTTACCCCGGCAGCAGCGCGCGAAGGCGTTATTGACGCTGCTATCTGGGTGGGCTACGCATGGGCCGACGAGCCGCGTAACCGTGCGGTTGTTATGGCTTACGGCGACAATAAAGAAGCGGTAACAAAATCGGCTGAAGAACTGGCACAATCCTTCTGGAATGTTCGAAATCAGTTTGAATTTGTAGCTCCGGTAGCTCCTTTGGACGAATGTCTCGACAGGGCAATTGCATTTAAGGAAAAGCCATTTATCATCAGCGATATGGGCGACAATCCTACTGCTGGTGGCGCCGGCGATGTTACCTGGACATTGAACGAAATACTGAAACGTAAAGAATTTAAGAAGAAAAACGGGCCATCGTTGATTTATGCATCTATTCCCGGACCTGACCTTGTTGCAAAAGCTGTTGAAGCCGGAATTGGCGAAACAGTTACCGGCATGGTAGGTGCTGATGTGGATGAT harbors:
- a CDS encoding MFS transporter — encoded protein: MKLKQKYNNFPFNPSKVPFFYGWVILFAATIGVLCSAPGQTTGVSTFTDYLMENIGISRDQISTAYMFGTIGSSFILTYAGTLYDKYGARWVGMAAALTLGFVLVLFSQSDRIIETIVPHNSNIYVGVAVATCILFFFMLRFSGQGVITMVSRNMLMKWFIARRGLVNGISSVFVSLGFSMAPLSFDLLIERTSWRWAWLLMALGIGVGFFLFVFIFFRDNPEDCDQIPDGEKHGNKEHDVIIKPFKQFTLKEARSGLTFWLFVLPVAVYALFLTGYIFHLVSVFGEAGIDKDHALSVFIPISLISVTLAFVGGWISDKIKLQYLLYLLLAGEVVALYSLANINDGFYYYAFIIGSGIPSGMYNVLLSVTWPRFYGREHLGKITGFVMAIIVFFSALGPITFSLSHSCLGSYSYAIYGLLAIILVLAAISFKAHNPQDEYEKE
- a CDS encoding LysR family transcriptional regulator produces the protein MDYRDVVFISVAELLSFSKAAENLHISQPAVTRHIKELETKYNTNLFDRKGNKIYLTRAGKKVYNAFKQIEKEYRDLNFEISQMNHSISGEFIIGASSTISQYVLPKVIASFHKRYPKIHIHLMNGNSFEMEQLLLENKADVALVENHSSQPGIQYKNFLDDELIVVTGRNSVYAKRSVISKEDLLQFPIVLREQGSGTLEVIKEALKSKGFDFEQLNPLIHLGSTEAIKNFLQDFDGLAIVSEKAVPTELYMKNLIKLNVKDFTIQRKFRIAFMQGHKNRQVELFENFLFGYNL
- a CDS encoding sulfite exporter TauE/SafE family protein; protein product: MPNIWVFITVVISSLIKGFTGFGFALLSLPVLLNWYTPKEIIPVLMICNLIASLLIILQKKSDKLIDKQAGILIAAGGVFTLVGVSALSLINNNMLVHISGVFFIVLTLVSMVKRKNRTTPIPNVFYPLAGAFIGFITGLISISGPPLALFLNKAKVNNQQFREIFAWFSVITATIAIIGYKHAGLLSMQTIKTALLFSPILLTGTILGKRLNTLLSMNKFKTINTILTLIASILLIVNR
- a CDS encoding putative sulfate exporter family transporter, whose amino-acid sequence is MMKDVNKINWLYKLLFFACFLPFVSPAIALAAGILLSLLGFSSQNLHKHTSRILQISIILLGFGMNLSDVITASKSGFIETAVSVTLVMALGILLGKLFKVEKNIALLIASGTAICGGSAIAAVSPILGSKDYQNSFALIVVFVLNALALLLFPFIGHRLGLSQEMFGNWAAIAIHDTSSVVGAGASYGERALEIATTVKLIRALWIVPLSIVVSFFTKEQKQKSIKFPWFILFFVVAILFANLFPGLKESFVHFSWLGKRGMVIALLLIGSNITVKQIKQSGVKSFALGISLWLITATGSLFMLKL
- a CDS encoding M81 family metallopeptidase; this translates as MRRILFGLLIAALVFVVGCKKKNENKLPRVAIAGLAIESSTFSPAQSGIEAFQARRGDEIFSYYPFMDDTAATRQRAEWFPTLRGHALPGGIVTREAYETLVGETLDRLKENMPYDGLFFDIHGAMSVVGLDDPEGDFIERIRKVVGDDVLISTSMDLHGNVSERLAHYSDMITCYRMAPHEDAIESKKRALTNLLDRLESGLGKPKYKAWIPVPILLPGEKTSTRIEPGKSLYAKVTPAAAREGVIDAAIWVGYAWADEPRNRAVVMAYGDNKEAVTKSAEELAQSFWNVRNQFEFVAPVAPLDECLDRAIAFKEKPFIISDMGDNPTAGGAGDVTWTLNEILKRKEFKKKNGPSLIYASIPGPDLVAKAVEAGIGETVTGMVGADVDDRYCGPLELTGRVEAIKEGDRYAETEVVINVGSVDVIVTKKRKPYHHETDFTDLSLYPRESDIVVVKIGYLVPELYNMRAGWLMALTPGGVDQDLKRLGYKHIHRPMFPLDKDMADPDLSARLIPLADE